The following are encoded together in the Primulina tabacum isolate GXHZ01 chromosome 18, ASM2559414v2, whole genome shotgun sequence genome:
- the LOC142533280 gene encoding amino acid permease 3-like: MPAENTGSTQNHQRQAFDVSINVATDQVGFKCYDDDGRLKRTGTIWTASAHIITAVIGSGVLSLAWATAQLGWIAGPTVLFLFSFVTYYTSTLLASCYRSGDLNNGKRNYTYMDAVRANLGGFQVKVCGAIQYLNLFGVAVGYTIASSISMMAIQKSNCFHSKGDDSPCRVSSNPYMIAFGVIEIFFSQIPDFNQIWWLSIVAAIMSFTYSTIGLGLGIGKVAENGKIRGSLTGVSIGTVTETQKIWRSFQAFGAIAFAYSYSLILIEIQDTIKSPPSEHKTMKKATFLSVAVTTVFYMLCGCFGYAAFGDSSPGNLLTGFGFYNPYWLLDIANIAIVVHLVGAYQVYSQPLFAFIEKTMAEWFPNSKFITKEIAVPVPGFKSFKLNLFRLVWRTIFVIITTVISMLMPFFNDVVGILGAFGFWPLTVYFPVEMYIAQKKIPKWSSRWIGLQILSAACLIISIAAAVGSFAGVVSDLKVYKPFKTVS; encoded by the exons atgCCTGCTGAGAATACAGGATCGACGCAGAATCATCAACGACAAGCCTTTGACGTCTCCATTAATGTAGCTACTGATCAGGTTGGGTTCAAGTGTTACGACGACGACGGTCGCCTCAAAAGAACCg GTACTATCTGGACCGCAAGTGCTCATATCATAACAGCTGTGATTGGTTCTGGTGTTTTGTCCTTGGCTTGGGCCACTGCTCAATTGGGGTGGATTGCTGGTCCTACTGTCTTGTTCTTGTTCTCTTTTGTGACCTATTACACCTCTACCCTTCTGGCGTCATGTTACCGCTCCGGCGACCTGAACAACGGGAAGAGAAACTACACTTACATGGATGCTGTTAGAGCCAATTTGG GAGGGTTCCAGGTTAAAGTTTGTGGGGCAATTCAGTATTTGAATCTTTTTGGAGTTGCCGTTGGTTACACCATTGCATCATCTATAAGCATGAT GGCAATTCAGAAGTCTAATTGCTTCCACTCAAAAGGAGATGACAGCCCTTGCAGAGTTTCGAGCAATCcttatatgattgcatttgGCGTGATAGAAATATTTTTCTCACAGATCCCAGATTTTAATCAGATTTGGTGGCTTTCAATTGTTGCTGCAATAATGTCCTTCACTTATTCTACGATTGGTTTAGGCCTTGGAATTGGCAAAGTTGCAG AAAATGGTAAAATTCGAGGAAGTCTCACTGGAGTAAGTATTGGAACAGTCACCGAAACTCAAAAGATCTGGAGGAGTTTTCAAGCATTTGGAGCCATAGCTTTTGCCTACTCTTACTCCCTCATTCTTATTGAAATTCAG GATACAATAAAATCTCCACCATCAGAGCACAAAACAATGAAGAAAGCCACATTCCTGAGCGTAGCCGTGACAACAGTTTTCTACATGTTATGTGGTTGCTTTGGCTATGCAGCATTCGGAGACAGCTCCCCTGGAAACCTCCTCACCGGTTTCGGCTTCTACAACCCCTACTGGCTTCTCGACATTGCCAACATAGCCATAGTTGTTCACCTAGTCGGCGCATACCAAGTTTACAGCCAACCCCTCTTCGCGTTCATCGAGAAAACTATGGCGGAATGGTTCCCAAACAGCAAGTTCATCACGAAAGAGATCGCGGTCCCTGTTCCAGGATTCAAATCGTTTAAACTGAACTTATTCAGGCTCGTATGGAGGACCATTTTCGTGATCATAACGACTGTGATTTCAATGTTGATGCCTTTCTTTAACGATGTTGTGGGGATCCTTGGTGCGTTCGGGTTTTGGCCACTGACCGTTTATTTTCCAGTGGAGATGTACATTGCACAAAAGAAGATTCCTAAATGGAGCTCAAGATGGATCGGTTTGCAGATTTTGAGTGCTGCTTGTTTGATCATTTCGATTGCTGCTGCTGTGGGCTCGTTTGCAGGAGTAGTATCTGATCTTAAGGTTTACAAGCCCTTCAAGACTGTTTCTTGA
- the LOC142533336 gene encoding MADS-box protein defh21-like — MGRGKIEVKRIENNTSRQVTFSKRRAGLMKKTHELSVLCDAQIGLIVFSSKGKLTEYCTPQLSMKQMIDRYVQAKGISLSDGNNRTGPAPYNDQMFKELTQMKRQTLNLQLTLQRYKGDDLSSVQFEELRQLEQQLEHSVDKVRARKFQLLHEQLENLKKTELMLEKENQEMYHWLMGSQIQKQAEIEHNQEAMKELRLMEQQPLLNQFPFFGEDIVEQPSSELQLATLQHPQPYRLQPTHPNLQDFGTSSEYGTT; from the exons ATGGGAAGAGGGAAGATAGAAGTGAAGAGGATTGAGAACAACACGAGCAGGCAAGTCACGTTTTCGAAACGGAGAGCCGGGTTGATGAAGAAGACGCATGAGCTTTCTGTGCTATGTGATGCTCAGATTGGACTCATAGTTTTCTCTAGCAAAGGCAAGCTCACTGAATACTGCACCCCTCAGTTGAG caTGAAGCAAATGATAGATAGGTACGTGCAGGCCAAAGGGATTTCTTTGTCAGATGGAAACAATCGGACAGGACCAGCCCCGTACAAT GATCAGATGTTCAAAGAACTAACACAAATGAAAAGGCAAACTTTGAATCTTCAATTAACCCTTCAGAGATACAAAGGAGATGATTTGAGCAGCGTGCAATTCGAGGAACTTCGCCAACTCGAACAGCAGCTTGAGCACTCAGTCGACAAGGTTCGCGCCCGGAAG TTTCAGCTACTTCACGAGCAACTGGAAAATCTGAAGAAGACG GAATTAATGCTGGAGAAGGAAAATCAAGAAATGTACCATTGG TTAATGGGCAGTCAGATTCAGAAACAAGCAGAAATAGAGCACAATCAAGAGGCCATGAAAGAGCTGAGATTGATGGAACAACAGCCATTATTGAACCAGTTTCCATTCTTTGGAGAAGATATTGTGGAGCAGCCAAGTTCTGAGCTACAATTAGCAACTCTGCAGCACCCACAACCCTATAGGTTGCAGCCCACTCATCCTAATCTTCAAGATTTCGGCACGTCG AGTGAATATGGCACCACTTGA